In Desulfomonile tiedjei, the DNA window GCCACGGCCTTATCTCGCTCTGCGACTTTTTTCTCGAGTTTCAGCCCGCTGATGGCTTCTTTGCTCTCCAACTGCTGCGCAATCTGCACTTCGGTTTGAGCAAGCTTGGACTGCGCTTTTGCCGCGTCCAATTTACCGGTGGCCTCTTTAACGGAGGCTTCGTACTGCCTCGGATCTATGACAAACAATAGATCTCCTGCTTTGACTTTTGCTCGAGGCTCGAACGTCATCCTGGTCAGAAACCCGGGCACCCTGGCTCTGATTTCGACGGTTTGAAGCGCGGCAGTATTGCCGGTGTATTCCAGGAACTTGGTAACTTCCTGTCCCACTGGCTGGACCACTGTGACCTCAGGCGGTTGCACGACCTTCTTGGCGGGCTGGTGCCCACAAGCCGAGAAAAGGCAGAAAGCGGCAATCATCAAAATGAGAATCGGATACCGATCCGGACAACGCATCTGAAAAACCCCTTCGCTAGAACCCGGAAATGCCGTTAACACTTGCTCGTTGCAGATATCGACTTCGGGCCGGCCGGAAATTCCGCATGAAAGATGCAGGTTTTGCAGCCACCCCCCACCCCCGTCGGGAGCCACACGTTTAGCGCCTTCGGCCCTTTATTCGTTGATTTAGGAATCAAGCCTCGACCTTAAGAGGGATCATACCGCTGTGTCAAGGCAATTAATCATGCACATGGCGAAGCAATTGGTTTTAATAGGAGGCATGGCCCCGCGCCAAAAGGCAGAAACACGGCCACTTTTACCCTTCGATAGAGAGACCGCTCTTTCACAATGCCCTTTTTGGGGAAGCCGGCACGCTCATCATGACATTTGCAGCAGGGTGGTCACTCGTACATTAACAGTGTTGATCCAATGGCAATGGCGGTTCACAACTATTTGCCAACGGAGCCGACCTCGCGTGAACGGGTCGCGGGATTCAACCCCGTGGGCTGGTAAAGGTGGTTCTCGTAGGTTGTCCCGCGCCATTGGAGAGCGTCCTTCATCAGGATCTTCTTGATCATGACCAGGAAGGTCCATGTTAGAAACAAGTTTCCCAGACACATCAATACGCAGTATCTTTTGGGGATGCCCAACTGCGAGCAAAACCAGGGAGGGATCACAAGGAGTTCCGCTGCAAAAATCAGAGGCAATACGAACCAGGTGTTGGGGAAGAGCCCTTGTGCGGCAGGCACGAACATATACAGCGCAAAAGCCGCAGCGAAAGGACTCATCAGAGTGTGGATGACCAGGTGCCGGACAACCGTGGTCACTTCGTAGTTCATGGATCCGCAGAGTATACGGGTCCACCCGTCCAGGGTCGCCTGGAACCCCTCGTACATTCGCGTCTGCAATAAATGTCGACCGTTTAAAAAAAGCAGCCCCAGTCCTGACGCCTTAACCCTCTTCCCGATCCCGATGTCTTCCACGGCCAACCCCTTCACATCGTGATGGCCGCCGATTTTGTCGTAAGCGTCTCTGCTTATCAGGAAGAACATCCCGTTGGCAGAGGCCACGGGGCTGGCAGGATCATTTATTTGGGGCAAAGGAAACAGAATGGAGGACGCAACGGCAAATGCGGGCTGGAGCGCTTTCTCCCAAAATGACTTGAGTATGAATTTCGGGCTGAGAGTGACCATGCTCACTTGGTGCTTCAAGGCCGCCTGATAGCACTGTCGCAGCGCCGAACTGTGGAGGGTGCTGTCCGCATCGAGAAAGGCCAACCATTTGCCTGATGCATAGCCCACTCCAACGTCCAGAGCGTGGCACTTCCCTGTCCACCCCTGAGCCAGTTCCCTTACCGTGACGATTTTGAAATTGGATCTACCCCGGGCCAAGTCGGAAGCTATAGAGGCCGTGCGGTCTTCGGACCTGTCGTCGACCAGAATAAGTTCGTAGCGCGGATAATCCTGTTCCAATACCGACCGCACACATTCTTCTATCGTTGCTTGTTCGTTGTGAGCGGGGACTATTACGGAAATGAGTGGAAAATCTTCCGAGGAATCTTCGTTTCCTCCAGGCCGGATACCGGGGATCCATAGCAGGCTCTGCAGCAAGCCTCGCAGCCCCACGGCCCAAAAATAAATCTGGAAAAGCAGCACTGCAACCGCAACCGCGACAAGAGTATGGTCCAATAGAGTCACCTGACTTATGTTCTTGGGATTCCCGGGACACCATACCGGGTAGGTGTTGGGCCTGGCTTTCTCCCCCGGGCTTCTGTGATTTGAGAATTCGGTTGGGCCTATCCCCCAAAGTTGCGTGAAAAGTGCATTCCCGTGGTGGTCTTCCCGTGCGAACTCTCAACAGAGACCACCGGTATAACACCACTGGGCCTCAAACGCAATGCAAGGCTTAGTCATGCAGCATCATTCCGTTACCTGACCGAACGCGGTCGCATCCTAAAAAAAAAGTTGACAAGGTGAAACCCTCGGGCGATAATTCCGACTGGGCGGTCAGTCACTATGGAGAGTCGCATGCCGAAAAAAACCTTCTCCAAAATCTCTGAAGAAAAACGAGACAGGGTCCTGACAGAGGCCGCACGCTTCTTCGCAGAGAGGGGATTCTCCCAGAGTGATATGGCCGAACTCGCGGCCAGAGCCAATGTCTCAAAAGGCTCACTCTACGACTATTTCGAGAGCAAGGAAGACCTGTATATATCCGTTTGCAGGGATGCGCTGAGACGGTCGCGAGAGGCCGTTTACGGCGGTATCAAGCCCGGCTGGGACATCTATCGCCAGGTGGATCACATCTTCCGCAAGGGGGCTGCCTTTTCCCTGGCCCACCCCGAGTATGTCCAGATGTACTTGCAAATCACCTCTCCGGGAATGGAAGTCTTCGCCAATGCGATCACGCGGGAAGTGGAAGGGTACACCGCAGTGCACCTCAAATCTCTGATCCGAGACGGAATACAAAAAGGCATCGTCCGCAAGGACATCGACATCAACCTGACGGCCTTTCTGATCAACACCGTGTACATTATCTTTCTGGCTTCACTGGTATCGCAACACTTCGAGATCAGAATGAGGGAGTACCTTGAGATCAGCGGGCCTATTGACCAGCGCGCCGCGGAAACACATTTGGAGAAGATAGTTTCGTTTATCGAGGGGTTCTTGCGGCCCGATCACGTCGATTAGAAATCGGTATGATGACTGAACAATCTCGTGCCTGAAAACGGGGGTTGAAATGGCAACGACGACCGGTGGACACATAATCGCAAGCATGCTCAAAGAAGAGGGAGTCGAAAAGATTTTCGGCATAAGTGACGGAACGTACCTACGGCTGCTGAAAGGTGCAGTGGATCTGGGGATCGAACTGGTGACGCCTCGTCACGAGACCATCGCCGCCCACATGGCCGGAGCTTACGCTCGAATGACCGGCAAGTTGGGCGTATGCATTGCGAGCAACGGTCCGGGAGTAGCAAATATGCTCTCCGGCGTAGCTGTGGAAAACGCTGAGGGTAACCGGGTCCTCCTCATAACCAGCTCCAGAAGATTTGGCATCACCTACCCGGAT includes these proteins:
- a CDS encoding glycosyltransferase, with protein sequence MDHTLVAVAVAVLLFQIYFWAVGLRGLLQSLLWIPGIRPGGNEDSSEDFPLISVIVPAHNEQATIEECVRSVLEQDYPRYELILVDDRSEDRTASIASDLARGRSNFKIVTVRELAQGWTGKCHALDVGVGYASGKWLAFLDADSTLHSSALRQCYQAALKHQVSMVTLSPKFILKSFWEKALQPAFAVASSILFPLPQINDPASPVASANGMFFLISRDAYDKIGGHHDVKGLAVEDIGIGKRVKASGLGLLFLNGRHLLQTRMYEGFQATLDGWTRILCGSMNYEVTTVVRHLVIHTLMSPFAAAFALYMFVPAAQGLFPNTWFVLPLIFAAELLVIPPWFCSQLGIPKRYCVLMCLGNLFLTWTFLVMIKKILMKDALQWRGTTYENHLYQPTGLNPATRSREVGSVGK
- a CDS encoding TetR/AcrR family transcriptional regulator, which encodes MPKKTFSKISEEKRDRVLTEAARFFAERGFSQSDMAELAARANVSKGSLYDYFESKEDLYISVCRDALRRSREAVYGGIKPGWDIYRQVDHIFRKGAAFSLAHPEYVQMYLQITSPGMEVFANAITREVEGYTAVHLKSLIRDGIQKGIVRKDIDINLTAFLINTVYIIFLASLVSQHFEIRMREYLEISGPIDQRAAETHLEKIVSFIEGFLRPDHVD